The following coding sequences are from one Panicum hallii strain FIL2 chromosome 5, PHallii_v3.1, whole genome shotgun sequence window:
- the LOC112893090 gene encoding PRA1 family protein B2-like: protein MASAATPAPLLPVANPAAAGGSAPSSGTALSDAALAAPAFRLFVGRLADTARRSLADRRPWTELLDRSAFSRPDSLSEATSRLRRNLGYFRVNYAAVVAFSLAASLLAHPFSLLALLGILGAWCFLYVFRAPDQPVVLFGRTFTDRETLLGLVVASVLAFFLTSVASLIISGLLVGGAIVAAHGACRMPEDLFLDDPSAASNGNTTTRLLSFLASPGSGV from the coding sequence ATGGCCTCCGCTGCCACGCCTGCGCCTTTGCTCCCCGTGGCCAAcccggcggccgccggcggctcCGCGCCGTCCTCCGGCACTGCCCTCTCCGACGCGGCGCTCGCCGCGCCGGCCTTCCGCCTGTTCGTGGGCCGGCTGGCCGACACGGCGCGGCGCTCGCTCGCGGACCGGCGGCCGTGGACGGAGCTGCTGGACCGGTCGGCCTTCTCCCGCCCGGACTCGCTCTCCGAGGCCACCTCGCGGCTGCGCCGCAACCTCGGCTACTTCCGCGTCAACTACGCCGCCGTGGTCGCCTTCTCGCTCGCGGCCTCGCTCCTGGCGcaccccttctccctcctcgccctcctcgGCATCCTCGGCGCCTGGTGCTTCCTCTACGTCTTCCGGGCCCCCGACCAGCCCGTCGTGCTCTTCGGCCGCACCTTCACCGACCGCGAGACGctgctcggcctcgtcgtcgcgTCCGTGCTCGCCTTCTTCCTCACGTCCGTGGCTTCGCTCATCATCTCCGGGCTGCTCGTCGGGGGCGCCATCGTCGCCGCGCACGGCGCCTGCCGCATGCCAGAGGACCTGTTCCTTGATGATCCCAGCGCTGCGTCCAATGGCAACACCACCACCAGGCTGCTATCCTTCCTTGCGTCGCCCGGATCTGGGGTTTGA